In the genome of Hevea brasiliensis isolate MT/VB/25A 57/8 chromosome 14, ASM3005281v1, whole genome shotgun sequence, the window caccaatagctctattttgattctccatattttctattgtctcctcttgctcaaatatttgttgttcttctttttctgcttcttttcttttcttgtattcctttttgttggctcgacagaatttttcaatttcaggattgaacaacaattcggtgtcgcttgtgcttttcgatcgtctcataaacaagaaaagtacctgaaaaacacaaggaacaatagtgaaaataaaagaaaataaaaattctaattagcttaaaacaattaaaatccaacttaaaacaaacaattccccggcaacggcgccaaaaacttgatacggtgtgtccgcaagtgcacgggtcacagtagtatagttttaaaaattgatatcgatcccacagggaattgtgcttaaattggaagtaaaagtataagctaattagaatgacaaaaattaaaagatattaaaaataaaatctaaaaattaaaattaagacaaaaattaaagatgtaaaatgaaatttggaattaaaattggtatttgaggaattaaaactagatcaatcaattaactaaaattaattaaactagattaccaaaaattaatttgaaatttctatttatgaaattaagaagaattaaatctaaaaaaaataaagtaattctagatattggatttaaattggaattaaacttaaattggatttaaattggaattaaatttaaattgctatttatgaggtttggaggatttatatctaatttcaatgaaaaataaattgattctagagattggattttcaatattgtttgcatgtgatttttccctaatttagccaaacacatgagaattgcaattttgagggaaatcaattcttaaatttttgaaacctttttcaagcatctcaaaattggttttcattaaatcaaaccctgttttcacggtatttcaaacctaacaaaaacccatttaaagctctaattgatttttggaaagttccccttaatcttcttagcttatttctaacaccaagaaaataaagtttattgcaagattatctatccccaatattcacttttcagtccatctattaaggattaaaacttaacttaatgagggcccattcatcaagcaaggaaataagcacacaagcaataaatcaaaatataacaatcttcatttaaatggctaaatcagttcaaaaccacaaaacaaatcaatatttacaaacccatctctagaatctcaatcaactactcacaaatcattgtttaaagacaaacccaaatgaagaaatgaagaaataatggaaatgtaagcttaaaggggtagaaaaacccagcagatttgcagcaggatctctgcagaaaagtgcagaaacgtgatccttgctgctgctggaagaagatgcagaagatgctcctccctttccctctttctatctttctaaaaatgcctcccttgctctctatatcAAGATAATGATAAAATGaggctttatataggctaagggactgttctagaatgggtaaaagggggaaggatccagaaaaagtgaggtaaaaagctggagtaacggaaatgccacgtcaattattttccagtaaaaacgacataagccgagtcagttgtgtcgcgggttgtgtcgctctcggcgtgaatatctgacgatcgacacaacctgcgacataagctaattcggttgtgctgcaggttgtgtcgctttcggccatttttttactcaacttcaaaatttttgcaattcgattttaatctcctccaaatggctactctgatcaaaatacatcaaatttctccagatttaacctacaaaacaaataaattccaaaaattaaactaagaaatgtgaaaattgtaaaattgactaaatatatactaatatctaaaataatagcaatgaataagggtaaattatgtgcaaaaattacacctaaatgatgatctaaaatgcatgcatcaacaaACCCCGATTGTACTCATATTTGGATTTCCAATTCTCGTCATGATTTCGTTCAGAATATGATAAACCTTCATAAGCCTTGAAGAAGGCATTACATTGTGAGCTGTAGCCTCAAGTGACGTCTCAGATAGCGTAGCAGCCTGTTCCAGAGCAGAGTAATGACTTTTTGCATGCATCTCCTGAATCTGCATAATCTCTGGTTCTATTCCTTGTGATGACGTTGCTTTGCTCCAATGCAGGTTACTAGCTTCAGTTATTTCCTTGAgttctgtaaattattttaagACATCAGATTTTTGTCCGGTACTGTGGTTTGCATTTGGTATTTAATTAAAAACATATGGAATTTAAAACTTTCACAAAGAAATAATAACGGCCAACTCTTAATCTCCTCTCTAAATGCTGTTGTTATCAgttttgtgtatatatatatatatatatatataaaagatgtcAAAAAAGAAGTATAAGAAATTCAAATTGCAAAATATTAATATACCTTGAAAAGGAGAAGAAGTTGTTTCTGACATATCTCCCGCTTTTGATGATCTGGATTCTGACGCCTTTCCCGTATTAACTATTTATAGAATTGCTTATAATTAAGCCCTCCATGTAACAAACTATCATATTCGGACAGAtctaaatttcaaatatatatatatatgtgaaagTAGGAAGGCGTTCCATGGCACTTCCTCGAAAAATTTACCACATATTATCTTTCATGCAAATacagcttaaaaaaaaaaaaaacactatgcAAGTGCAAAATTAAGCGAGCTGTCTAAATGAAAACTTTGTCAAATAGGTATAATAAAACCTCTGTGATTGCCACATTCCGATTTCAATCCTATGTTTTCTACATCGTCCAAGATTGAGATGTGAAATTTATAATCGATGTAGAATATATCTAGAAAAATTAAAGCACAGCCAAAACTctatattcaaaatttaaatattttaatttatgttagtccaattgataggATAAGAGCCTCTCTCCCCTATGAATTAAGATTTAACTTTGTTGAGAAGCACATTAGAATTATTTATATTGAATATATGAGGCCGATATAGGAAGTGTACCCCTAAAACACCCAAAGATGAGACTTAGCCTTGTTGGCAAGGATGGATCCCTTCTTTATAAAGATTCAGCTCCACTAGAGATCACTCTAGTCTCCAAGATTATTTATTATGAATGCATTAGGCCAGGATTACACCCTTAAAGATCATTCGGAGATGAGATTTAGTTTTAGTACATGAAAACTGGCCCGAAAATACTTTGATCATTAATGCCAAAGAAgactttaaattataaataatgtgAAATAATACAATCgtgaataaatatgaaaatttctcattttttattaaatgaaTCAACATCCCAAAGAAGGCAAGTCATATATGATTTTCATGAGAATCAATATCGTAATAAATGGTACTTTGTGGGGAAGTGTTACCTTCCAGAACCCATAATTCCTCACAAGAAATTTTTCCTTCAAGAGTTCCAACTATCTGCATTGCATAACAGtgataaaatacataaaaaaaaaaaattattatataatttctcgAATTTTAATTGCTTTAAAAGACGATTAACATCTAATCGAATAAAGTCTGATATGTGAATTAATTTATACCTGTTCCATTGTTGGCCGAGACTTTGAAGATTTACCATATAGACTAGCAGCAGCACAATAAATCATTCGTTTCATTTCACTTTTATCATATTCCTTCAATGCAGAATCAACAAAACTATCGTAATCCACTTTTATTGAATTTCCTTTAATTATTCGAGTCTTCACCTGAATAGTATAGCGTTTGTTAATGTTACGACAGACttataatttttgttttttttttttttgttgcaaaAGATAAGACTACAATCAAcacaaacaacactggtcacataCATATAAATTTAAGACACACAaatgtaatatatataaaaaaataaacataATATCAATTTTATTTCTTTACAAAAAAATcacataatattaatttaatttctttattatcATCACAAATCTCATAAGACAATTAAATTATGTAACTGTCCTTTTTTGGGAAGACCCAGTGAATTATGTAGGCCAATGGATTTCGAAAGATAAAAGTCCAAATTCCAATGTGGCAGGAGCAAACCAATTAGCAAAATTGGAACTTCGAGAGGTAATTTCCTGGGGAACTCTGTTTTGCTATTATCCTTCTCATTTGTGCCTATGATTCGTGTTTTGAAGGCAGATGATTTTctattttaatcttaatttttgTGAATCTTTAGTCTGGGATAATGAATGTAGGAATAATGGAGAGAAATAAAATGGATAGAGCAATGGGAGGGAAAAGAAGGAAAAATgaataaatttgataaatttagtATCATTATAAGGATAATAAtactattttatataaatttaataattaaatataaaaaaaaatcagatgacgagactattttatttataaaatcaaataataatgaccaactaacatattttaaaaatatataaattaattattaaatagtaattttcctTATGCTAACATATATATGCTCattctttctcttcttttctcctttCCTCTCTTTCCCTTGACTCCATTAGATCTCTTCCTTGGCAGGCCGTGGGTGAGTTTCTTACAGGTGGTTACCTcaaaattgttttttatttttaaaattttttttttgttatctttTTAATAAACTCTCATATCTGTATCAGTTAGAAATAGATATGAAATTCTCTAGCTAATATTAGGGCCCTATGCTCGTCATTATTGGAGTTTTGTTTTCTCCACCTTACACTATGTTTGGATGGGAGGAAGGAAAAtaatggaaaaaaaataaaagaagacaaTGATTAAGAAGggaaataacttatatatatatatatatatatatatatatatatatatatatatatatttggataTGAAAAGGAAAATATTATAAGGAAAGTTATTTttgcataataaaattataattctatcCCTAAATATTCAAAAAGAACCTAAAAGATATAgggatattttataattttaaacattttccTCCCATTTTCTCCTTAATTTAGATAGAAAATGGGAATAGAATCTAACATTTATTTCTCTTCCAAAATTTTTCCCCTTTATTTTATCCTTAACCAAACATAAATTGAGTGGAAAATAAGGTTATTTCCCTCTCAACTTTCGTTATTTTCTTCAATCAAAACTCAGTGTTAGTGGGATTTTGTTTTAATTTCCTATCTCATTTAATGAGCTCTTTCACAGTTCCAAATACAATCTTGTTGACTCTTTTAGTTAGAGACTTTTCATCTTCAATTATAGGTGATAATCTTCCATCAATGGAATTTGGTAATACGGCTTATTCCTGTATTTTCGTTTGGCGGTTTGAACTCTTTTGAGAGCCACATAAGTAGCCAGTTTTGAAAGGGTAGTGTTgtagaaaaaaattttttttttttaaataaaagaaaaaagaagattaTTATCTTAGCTTAGATCATCTCTGAACATAGATTTTTAATTATCTATCTTCACAATTTTTTTATGCGAAatttgctatatatatatatatatatagacagatatatatatatatagagagagagagagagatatgttCCCTTATACTAATGTAGAATAATTCTACTAAATTTAtgaataacatatatatatatatatatatatatagatataggtTGCCTTATACTAATGTAGAATAATTCTACTAAATTTATGAATAACATAACATATTAaatatgtcttttttttttttaaaaatttaaacgcACATTTTTAaatctacatttttttttttagcttcaACAGATTCAGTAATATCACTTGCTAGAAATTCATTGGTTAGAACTTTGCTTCATAACATCAATCAAACTTAGAATTTTCTCATAAGAGAGATAATTTATTACACTCAATTTATTTGCCATTCCCTTAACCCCTCGCaagaattattattattcttattaattTTCACATGCAATTATTAGACTGGCAATTCATGTTGGCAGGCTATAAATGTATGGTGTCAACCTACATGAATAACATAAAAATGGCCAACCCAAAAATGTTCAACCCTTATACAAATATGTTTATAACAAAGGTTATACAACACAACCGATACAACCTATTTAATAAATAGGTCATTAACATGTCATACGACACAACACAACACGTTTAACCCATTTAAATAAATGAGTCATTATAAATCTTATATGACACGACAAATTTAACCTATTTAACTTTCTAATACATATATTaagcaacatcatcaaaatatataaacatcacttaaatattaaaaaatcatCTAAATATTCAATTATCTAAAGTCAACCAAATATCCAAACATCATCTAAATATATATCCGACTATCATCCAAATAACAaagttaataataaatatttaaattgtaaatATGTGCTTCACAACATAATTGTGTTCGATAAGATTATTGATGAAGTTGTAGCATTGAATATGTGTTGGTTTAGGTGTAGGTTTAGCTCTTTATATTTGTACTCTATAAATGAAACTATGTAATTTTAATATCTAAATAACATAATAGGTTTAAATGGGTTAAAATAAACCTGTTAATCTATCAATCCGATTAAATAAACGAGTAATTTGGTGTCTTATCAGGTTAAGTGGGTCAAACCTAATTAAACCCTTATTTTTTGTGTCATAAATGGGTTTTTGACTCAAACTTATTTATGCTAAACTCAAAACCGTTTAACTATGTGTCGAGTCATGTCATCTAATGGGGTCATGTCAAAAATTGTCAACTCTGTCCACTCATGTGGGCCTTGAACTCACATaacttatatattatataaaaaaaaattaatgtgaaaaataatcgtaaaatataaattttaattctaattattttttaaaattttcaaaacccaGATATTACAAGTCTAGACCAAAATAAAGCTATTAGATATCCAAGGAGCCCAAAAAGCCTAGGGAAAAATCCTTTCTTGATAGGCTTTGGAAAAAAACATACTCATTGGCTTAACACCACATCTAACCCAAAGCCTTAAGGTACTTTTATGTTTCTCACTCATCCTTTCTTTTTCCAATGTAAGAATTCTACATTGAAGTGTGAATCTCCCTCTCAAGTGTGAATCTCTTCTACATTGGACTTGCTGGGTTTGTTCCCCCTCCTACTCAAATACCACTTTTTAGATATCTGAAAAGCCTAGTTTCTTGATGGGTCTTGTAAAAGAAAACACTTATAGACTTGACACTACATCCAATCCAAGACATTAAGGTAATAAGTTTATAGATTTTTCCTACTTATATGTCTCTCACTCAACCTATCTTTTTTCAATATGAGAATGGCACCCTTCAGATTCCCAACAATCTCTTCATTGCACGGAGTGGACTTTGGGTCAAGACTTTTTCAACGAGtaataaaattactaaaaaaaaataataatgataacaAATGAAATATTTTGTTTGTTACAGTTTTGCATTAtccttttaattataatttttatgagtgtctcaattaaatttttattcaacaGTTAAAATTAAAGCAAAAGTTGCCTACATGATAACTAATTGTAATgaaaatatcattttaaaaaataaattaaaaagtttatatgactataattaaaatattattaacttTAATTATGAATTCATATCGAGACCTATAGCAAGTTTTATGTAAGCATTTCTAGCTTTAATTTTGACTATTAaacaaaattattaataatatttgaaAGTGAAATAAGCgtgctaaaattaaaataatggaATGAAATTGTAAAAATGGAAAAATGTTTGTAATTTTTTTACTTTAAGCCTTTAATAGAACATATAAAatacatgtaattttttttttattttttatttttttattgaggAAGACCAAACCTCACCTTAAAGCATTGTAAATATCAAATCTCACTTTAACCTGGAAGACAACACACTCGATAATAGATTCTCAACTAAAATAAGGTACAAGATCATATAActttcatgattttttttttttgctggaaagagaaaaagaaaatgtaTAGACTTCGCGGCTTACCCAATTCACGATATCAACTTGGCCTTTCGATAATAATCTTCTTCCAGTAATAAGCTCCAGAAGTATAACACCAAAGGAATAAACATCCGACTTCTCAAAAATgttttgaaaataataattttctggaTCTATATAGCTGCATGGTGAAAAATATATAGAACAATCGCATTAAGAAATTTTCTAAAAAAGATAAAATCTTTGCTAGCCATAAATCTGCAAATCCTTTGCTGGAATGTGACTTGTCATACATgccaaagaaaagaaatttaaggATCATTTAAATAACAAGTCATAATGACTTAAACTATTTTAATGAAAGCGTGTTATGTCCAAACCCAAGTACAGATTTTGTGCTCTAACCTGTACGAAGTTTATATAATAAACGTTTGATCACAGAGTATAAACAAGTGTATATAAGTAGATTCTATAGAATAGTAATTACTTGGTGGTTAAAAAAATTACTAACAgttttttatacttatttatttttaatttgattacTATTTCATTTATTAATCCTACAAAAATAGTAAGAGTGGCATATAATTTCTTCGATCAGGGCTGAGAATTCCAACATCCttagttttctttttaatttttttttgtctattttttagAAGCAAATCAAAAAATAATAACCATGTAATTAGAGTGAACAAGGAAAAAAAAGTATATAAAACATCTTACACGCTATCTTCTTCTTGATCAAAGGGGATGTGACTGACAccaatttctgaaaaaattttagcAAGCCCAAAATCTGCAACCTAAGTAAAAATAATCCATATGTTAAGTAAATTGGTAGATTAATTTACTGGACTCATAACACAGTTAAGTATTACAAACGTAGGGCCTTAGGGCAGAACATACAAACCAAGTACCCAGGAGTTAAATGAACAAAACCAGCGGATCTCATGATTTTGTTTTTGGTTGTCTTGGTCTATTTGAGCATCATTTGTACCATGCTTTCTCTAGGTTTTCTTTCTTAGCATGTGTCGATCTAGAATGAATGTATCGGGGAGGTCTACTAATCGAGTCTAGTTGGGTGGCGTATATATGCTTATTTTTCctgaatatatttttaataaaattggctagcttttttttcttttaaatagagTTAAGTACTACTATGTATATAATTTTTTTGCTCTAAAATATGAAGTTAATGAGCTCGTTTAGTTTTTCAAATGTGGCTACTATAATTTCGAGCTCATATTAAAATGAGTTTAATAATTGTCAGATTAAATATTTGCATTTAGATTTGTGCACTCATTAtatatatcttaattaattttgtacacattttgatataaatatttaatccaaCAATTATTAAACTCATTCTTATATGAGTCGAGCTCATATTAGATGTGTTAGCATAATGATACTATTTGTATTTCTCATCTTTATCTCTTCTGTTGCAAGTTCTTATCTTTGGACAGCCTTGTATATATATACAGCTCATGTATGATATCATATATATGCACTTCTCTTTTTCGGCAATCACGAGTACTTCTTCCGCTACCTTTCTTTGGATCCCTATTTCTTTTTCTCCTTCATCTCCTCCACCGAAAACTATTGCCAATCCTACCAACAATACGGAACAAATCTTCAACCCCGCATATGAATCTTGGTTGAAGAAAGACCAAACGCCTTTAACATGGTTTCTCTCCTTTCTCACTGAAGAAATTTTCCCTTATATCATTCGTTTGTCCTCCTCTCTTGATGTGTGGGAAGCACTTCAAATGCCTTTGGTGCTGCTTCCCAAAATCGCCAACTTCAATGTTAACTGCATTTTGAGTTACAGGAACTCAAGAAAAATGACTTATCAGTATTCGAATATCTCCAAAAAGCCAAGGCCTTAGCTGATGAACTCATTCTCGCTGAGAGACCTTTGTCTCTGACAGATTTTAACGCCATCATTTACTAATATTGGTGTGGAATTTCATTCAATTATCACTACACTTAATCTTCGGCCTGAACGTGTATCTTTTTAGGAATTGCATGGACAGCTTATTGTTCATGAGATATTGGTTAAAAGTACTCAAGAACCACCCATGGCTAATATGGTTTTTAAAAGTAATTCTTCAACTCCACTATTGCCCACACCTCTGCATCCATCTTATCCACGACGTAGCAATTTTGGAGGTGGCAATCGGCCACGAGGCCCATGTCAGATTTGTGGATGGTGTAATCAGATGCTGATAGGTGCCGATGGCATTATGCTCCGTCTCGACAGCCCATTCCACTAGCCAATTATGCTTCTTGTGGTCATATCACACCACCGCCGATGAATAATCCCTCTTATGGGGCATGGCTACTACCTGGTACCCAGAGACAATGGCAAATTTCCATACTAAACCTGATCTTTCTAGTTTGCAACACCTGATCTTTCTACTTTGCAAACTACAAATGAATACAAAGGCTTAGATCAACTTCATGTTGGTAATTGACACAGCGGGTCACGTGTAGAGATTGTCACTAGAACAAATCTCCAAAAAACAACAAAGTTTTTATCCAAAACcttaagaagaaagagataaaagtaAAGCAAAGAAGCTttattaaaaattgaagaaataaataaagttaCAAAATCTTAATATAATAGGGTAGGTATAGGGTTTGATAGTCttaaattaattagaataaaATAACTATTATTTAGGAGTTTTAGGTAAACATAAATACAATAGAAAATCTAGATAAAATAGGAAAATAACAAATCCTAATTGAATTTGGATAACTAATAACTATTCCtactaaaatagaaaaataaaataaagtaaatgttcCACATCATTCACCCCCACTTGAAAAAAGACTCATCCTCGAGCAAGTTTTTGGATACTTAAGTGCATAATCAGGTAGATACGAGTACAAATCAGCCATATTGAAGGTCTTGGAAATGTTCCCTATCCAATATGGAAGATCAATAGCATATTCATTGTTATTAATCTTCTTAGTGGTCTTAAATTGACCATATTTCCTTTGTTTAAGCTCATGGTGGCCCCCAACAATCCTTGCTTTGCTCATAAATACCATGACCTCATCTCTCTCCTCAAATACTTTGAATTTTCTATTTCTATCCGTAGCTTCTTTGTACTTTGCATTAGCTTTCTTAAGCCTTTTCTTCACATTCTTTTTAACCATTTGCACTTGTTCAGTAAGATTTCCAGCAAATACACTCAAACCTGGAACCTTTAGAAGCTTTACCAAGTCTAAGGCATGATTAGGAATATTAGTGTACATGATAGAGAATGGAGTCCTTCCCGTAGTACTATGGATAgcattgttgtaagcaaatttaGCTTGTGCTATGGCAAAGTCCCATTGCTTTGGTCCATCCTTACAAATGCTTCTTATCAAATTACCCAATGTTTTATTCACCACTTTCATTTAACCATTAGTTTGGGGATGCGCCATGCTACTAAACTTTAATAAAGAATCAAATAATGTCCACAAAGTGATCCAAAAGTGACTTAAGAACTTGGTGTCGCAATCAGATGTGATGGTCTTGGGCACTCCATGTAAGCATACAACCTCCCTAAAGAATAGTTTGGCTATAGAAGTTGCATCTGTTGTCTTCTTGCAAGGTAGAAAATATGCCATTTTAAAGAACTTATCAACAACAACAAAACTAAATTCATGCCTCATTGAGTTCATGGTAAACTTGACATGAAGTCCATCGATAGATCCTCCCATATTGCATTTGGCATGGGTAAAGGCATGTGAAGGCCTATATTTTGTGTTTATCCTTTGGATGTTTGACACATATAATATCTAGAAATAATGTAAGTCATATCCCTCCTCAATTTAGGCTAATAGTATCTACTTTTCATAGCTTCTATGGTCTTATCCTTTCCAAGATGTCCTGCTAAGCCATCTAAATACAAATCCCTATTGGCTCTCTCATGAATAAATGTACGAGAAAGAAAAAGTTGTCCACCTTTCAtgagatagccatcatgcacaaAATAATCATCATGGGATTGGTTTAGCATACATTTTCCCCAtacttattttaaaatccttATCATCCACATATATCTTTTAAATGCTCAAATCcctctgtaacgccctcaccgtaggtagtccgtacattttactgttccgatgactaatgtctgttcggatagtcaggatgtttggaactacacttagactatagtgaggtggcataaattgaagaaataaatgttaagaaaatataggaaaaatgtagagaaaaaaaaaataaaatttagagaatttattaattggtataaaaaataaaaataatccgatgagcaccatgaaaggtattttggtcatttcacccctagaggtgaattttgacttaaatgtcaaattaaaatttggaaatagaataattaacataaattaattttatgaatttgaatttgaaaaatgagaagagaaagaagaagaaaagaaaagaaaaggaaagaaa includes:
- the LOC110642228 gene encoding proline-rich receptor-like protein kinase PERK1, coding for MMSSTQSFSPACEPRKFEFEELAKATRYFSNEQLVGIGDFGDVYEGSLPGVKVNIAVKKLKYKQDEKQEEEFKNQIKDFGIVSHPNLVKLLGYCCKEANRLLVLEFVPNKSLRFHLSDENRRSNLSWSKRMKIAVGSARGLAHLHDECYPKIIHGNIKSDNILLDNDFTPKVADFGLAKIFSEIGVSHIPFDQEEDSVYIDPENYYFQNIFEKSDVYSFGVILLELITGRRLLSKGQVDIVNWVKTRIIKGNSIKVDYDSFVDSALKEYDKSEMKRMIYCAAASLYGKSSKSRPTMEQIVGTLEGKISCEELWVLEVNTGKASESRSSKAGDMSETTSSPFQELKEITEASNLHWSKATSSQGIEPEIMQIQEMHAKSHYSALEQAATLSETSLEATAHNVMPSSRLMKVYHILNEIMTRIGNPNMSTIGVC